A window of the Synchiropus splendidus isolate RoL2022-P1 chromosome 6, RoL_Sspl_1.0, whole genome shotgun sequence genome harbors these coding sequences:
- the opn1sw2 gene encoding opsin-1, short-wave-sensitive 2, whose translation MRGNREVEFQDDFWIPVPIDTNNISLYSPYLVPQDYLGSTWLFYGLAIFMFVLFILGVPVNILTIVCTAKYKKLRSHLNYILVNLAIANLFVAGFGSSTCAICFASKYMILGPLGCKIEGFTASIGGMVALWSLAVIAFERWLVVCKPLGNFVFKPHHALACCALTWCMALAAATPPLIGWSRYIPEGLQCSCGPDWYTTNNKYNTESFVLFLFCFCFTVPFTTIVFCYSQLLLMLKSAAKAQAESVSTQKAEKEVTRMVVVMVVGFLVCYLPYATFALWIVNHRGQQFDLRLATIPSCVSKAATVYNPIIYILLNKQFRSCFRKMLGMSSEEEDSSTTSSTTEVSKVGPS comes from the exons ATGAGGGGAAATCGAGAGGTGGAATTCCAAGATGACTTCTGGATCCCCGTCCCCATTGACACCAACAACATATCGTTATACAGTCCATACTTGGTTCCCCAGGACTACCTCGGGAGTACATGGCTCTTTTATGGTTTGGCGATATTTATGTTTGTACTGTTTATTCTCGGCGTGCCGGTCAACATCCTTACCATCGTATGCACAGCGAAATACAAGAAGCTGCGCTCCCACCTGAACTACATTCTGGTGAACTTAGCGATAGCCAACCTCTttgtcgcagggttcggctcaTCGACTTGCGCTATCTGCTTTGCCAGCAAATACATGATTTTGGGACCACTAGGCTGCAAGATCGAAGGCTTCACAGCTTCTATAGGCG gtatGGTGGCCCTCTGGTCCCTCGCTGTAATTGCATTCGAGAGGTGGTTGGTTGTTTGCAAACCTCTGGGAAACTTTGTCTTTAAACCGCACCATGCTCTAGCCTGTTGTGCTCTGACCTGGTGCATGGCATTGGCAGCTGCCACCCCACCACTGATTGGGTGGAGTAG GTATATACCCGAGGGGCTTCAGTGTTCCTGTGGTCCTGACTGGTACACCACTAACAACAAATACAACACTGAGTCCTTCGTGTTGttcctcttctgcttctgcttcactGTGCCCTTCACCACAATTGTTTTCTGCTACTCACAGCTtcttctgatgctgaaatcg GCCGCAAAGGCCCAGGCCGAGTCTGTTTCCACCCAAAAGGCAGAGAAAGAAGTGACAAGGATGGTGGTGGTTATGGTGGTAGGATTCTTAGTTTGCTATTTGCCCTATGCAACTTTTGCTCTATGGATTGTAAACCACCGAGGTCAGCAGTTTGACCTCAGATTGGCCACCATACCCTCCTGTGTTTCCAAGGCGGCGACGGTCTACAACCCAATTATCTACATTCTTCTAAACAAAcag TTCCGCTCATGTTTTAGAAAGATGCTCGGGATGAGttcagaggaggaggactcA